Proteins encoded in a region of the Agromyces protaetiae genome:
- a CDS encoding pyridoxal-phosphate dependent enzyme has product MSAVELGAPGIWRYADRLPAVDAADRVSLGEGGTPLLDVSATLGRELGLGSLRLKAEDRNPTGSFKARIAAVAASLVRTHGLHGLVGTSSGNGGAAAAAYAAAAGRRAVLFTLSDTLPVKMLEITATGGVAYRVHGVGHDAASTRAVADAVAAAAERAAYYPMLTGYHYAPEAMRGVETIAWEVIDDGVRPTAVYAPVGGGGLLTGLHRGFARVGAGVRLVGVHPAGATALPLALEGRLSGMPGAVETGVSGLQMAVLYDAVGASTAVEQSGGHTTAVSDERIHAAQARLAHAHGLLVEPAGATAVAGVIADAESGRLGPDDDVVAVLSGAGYKDTSALQRLATSADVPIIAATDVGGVLARLGEEHA; this is encoded by the coding sequence GTGAGCGCGGTCGAGCTCGGCGCACCCGGCATCTGGCGATACGCGGACCGGCTGCCCGCCGTCGACGCGGCCGACCGGGTCTCGCTCGGCGAGGGCGGCACGCCGCTCCTCGACGTGAGCGCGACGCTCGGTCGCGAGCTGGGCCTCGGCTCGCTCCGCCTGAAGGCCGAGGATCGCAACCCGACCGGCTCGTTCAAGGCGCGCATCGCTGCGGTCGCGGCGTCGCTCGTGCGCACCCATGGGCTGCACGGGCTCGTGGGCACCTCGTCCGGCAACGGCGGGGCGGCCGCGGCGGCGTACGCGGCCGCAGCCGGTCGCCGCGCGGTGCTCTTCACGCTCTCCGACACGCTGCCCGTGAAGATGCTCGAGATCACCGCGACGGGCGGCGTCGCATATCGGGTGCACGGGGTCGGCCACGATGCCGCCTCGACCCGCGCGGTCGCCGACGCGGTCGCGGCCGCCGCCGAGCGCGCGGCCTACTATCCGATGCTCACGGGCTACCACTATGCGCCCGAGGCGATGCGCGGTGTGGAGACGATCGCCTGGGAGGTGATCGACGACGGGGTGCGACCGACGGCGGTGTACGCGCCAGTCGGCGGCGGCGGGCTGCTGACCGGGCTGCACCGCGGGTTCGCCCGGGTCGGCGCCGGAGTCCGGCTCGTCGGGGTGCACCCCGCCGGCGCGACCGCGCTGCCGCTCGCACTCGAGGGGCGGCTCTCGGGAATGCCGGGTGCGGTCGAGACCGGCGTGTCCGGGCTGCAGATGGCGGTGCTCTACGACGCCGTCGGTGCGTCCACGGCCGTCGAGCAGAGCGGCGGGCACACGACCGCGGTCAGCGACGAGCGGATCCACGCGGCGCAGGCACGCCTTGCGCACGCGCACGGCCTGCTCGTCGAGCCAGCGGGCGCGACCGCCGTCGCGGGCGTCATCGCCGATGCGGAGTCGGGCCGGCTCGGTCCGGACGACGACGTCGTCGCCGTGCTGTCGGGCGCCGGATACAAGGACACCTCGGCGCTGCAGCGCCTCGCCACGTCAGCGGATGTCCCGATCATCGCGGCCACCGACGTGGGCGGCGTGCTCGCGCGACTGGGGGAGGAGCACGCATGA
- a CDS encoding succinylglutamate desuccinylase/aspartoacylase family protein — translation MSPVTVRRRLTAASTAEPGTAEPGTSGAGTAEPGTSGAGTSEIGVDVYERAAAAAGPRIVVLGGVHGDEVGGIVAAGRIATGDWPLVRGSLVVVPVAHEAAHAADRRESPLDDGNLARSFPGDPAGTPTERLARLLLDEVIAGADVLIDLHTSNPATDMPLFVGCLDDGSAHGDAAVRLAAGFGIDLVWTHPSLGPGRTLTVAAERGIPALYVESPVGGVLDERYLTAYVDGVRSVLEAHGMLSAERVRPQPTTWLHGDGDVDGFTAAGVDGLFERAVALLDEVRTGQPIGRILGGPGEILEEVRAPATGLVTTLQRAAAVARGRPLVGVTPRRPTRLGVPTDEHLQHSNTRSTP, via the coding sequence ATGAGCCCGGTCACGGTGCGACGACGGCTCACGGCGGCCAGCACGGCAGAGCCCGGCACGGCAGAGCCCGGCACATCTGGCGCCGGCACGGCAGAGCCCGGCACATCTGGCGCCGGCACCTCCGAGATCGGCGTCGACGTGTACGAACGCGCCGCCGCCGCGGCCGGCCCTCGGATCGTGGTGCTCGGCGGCGTGCACGGTGACGAGGTCGGTGGCATCGTGGCCGCCGGCCGGATCGCCACGGGCGACTGGCCGCTCGTGCGCGGCTCGCTCGTGGTCGTGCCCGTCGCGCACGAGGCCGCACACGCCGCCGACCGCCGGGAGTCGCCGCTCGACGACGGCAACCTGGCCCGGTCGTTCCCGGGCGACCCGGCTGGCACGCCGACCGAGCGACTCGCGAGGCTGCTGCTCGACGAGGTCATCGCCGGGGCCGACGTGCTCATCGACCTGCACACCTCGAACCCCGCGACGGACATGCCGCTCTTCGTCGGCTGCCTCGACGACGGGTCGGCGCACGGCGACGCCGCGGTGCGGCTTGCGGCGGGCTTCGGAATCGACCTCGTGTGGACGCATCCGTCGCTCGGGCCCGGCCGCACGCTCACGGTCGCGGCCGAACGCGGGATCCCCGCGCTCTACGTCGAGTCGCCGGTCGGCGGCGTGCTCGACGAGCGGTATCTGACCGCATACGTCGACGGGGTGCGCTCGGTGCTCGAGGCGCACGGCATGCTCAGCGCTGAGCGGGTCCGTCCGCAGCCCACGACCTGGCTGCACGGCGACGGCGACGTCGACGGATTCACCGCGGCGGGCGTCGACGGCCTGTTCGAGCGGGCCGTGGCGCTCCTCGACGAGGTGCGGACCGGGCAGCCGATCGGACGTATCCTCGGTGGCCCGGGGGAGATCCTCGAGGAGGTCCGCGCGCCGGCCACCGGGCTCGTCACGACCTTGCAACGCGCGGCTGCCGTCGCGCGCGGCCGGCCGCTCGTCGGCGTGACCCCTCGGAGGCCGACCCGGCTCGGCGTCCCCACTGACGAACACCTGCAGCACTCGAACACAAGGAGCACCCCATGA
- a CDS encoding IclR family transcriptional regulator has protein sequence MTDANYSIRSVQRVCDILDLVQAHQDGLSLMDFAQATELPKSSVFRYLATLESRGYVERTEAGDYRMGLALSGDRIETLTRRLTPQLVHLRDTLGETINLGMLDGTRIAYLEIVESRASIRNAPRPAEREYLHATALGKALAAEQPVDLVESILRQEGMPARTVNTITTVPEYLAELDRVRAQGYALDNEENEIGGRCVAVVVPGTTMPVAVSLSAPTSRMTVEAAGEVARVIAGVIGRAAAFADRDATLTTSEGAPA, from the coding sequence ATGACCGACGCCAACTATTCGATCCGGTCGGTGCAGCGCGTCTGCGACATCCTCGACCTGGTGCAGGCCCATCAGGACGGGCTGAGTCTCATGGACTTCGCGCAGGCGACCGAGCTGCCGAAGAGCTCGGTGTTCCGCTATCTGGCGACCCTCGAGAGCCGCGGCTACGTCGAGCGCACCGAGGCGGGCGACTACCGCATGGGCCTCGCGCTGAGCGGCGACCGCATCGAGACGCTCACGCGGCGGCTCACGCCGCAGCTCGTGCATCTGCGGGACACCCTCGGCGAGACGATCAACCTCGGCATGCTCGACGGCACCCGGATCGCGTACCTCGAGATCGTGGAGTCGCGCGCGTCGATCAGGAATGCGCCGAGGCCCGCCGAGCGCGAGTACCTGCACGCGACCGCACTGGGCAAGGCGCTCGCGGCCGAGCAGCCGGTCGACCTCGTGGAGTCGATCCTCCGGCAGGAGGGCATGCCGGCGCGCACCGTGAACACGATCACCACGGTCCCCGAGTACCTCGCGGAGCTCGACCGCGTGCGGGCGCAGGGCTACGCACTCGACAACGAGGAGAACGAGATCGGCGGGCGCTGCGTCGCCGTGGTCGTGCCCGGCACGACCATGCCGGTCGCCGTCAGCCTCTCCGCCCCGACCAGCCGTATGACCGTCGAGGCCGCGGGCGAGGTCGCCCGTGTCATCGCCGGCGTCATCGGGCGCGCGGCCGCGTTCGCCGACCGCGACGCCACTCTCACCACCTCCGAAGGAGCCCCCGCATGA
- a CDS encoding aspartate aminotransferase family protein — translation MTTVRSSAQSDQLRERALRLTPGGVHSNVRLASPKVFFARGKGAWIWDIDGNDYVDYLLGQGPNFLGHAPDDITSAVTDAVANGMVFGAQHPLEVEAGERFLDVLGWADQVRFGVSGTESVQGALRLARAVTGRDRFVRFEGHYHGWLDNVLLSVEDHRAVPASAGQLASHLDDSILLPWNDPDALAATLAARSGEIAAVIMEPIMFNTGAVLPRPGYLETVRELCDRYGIVLIFDEVIAGFRIGPQGASGLVGVTPDLATYGKAVAGGWPVSALAGRADLMARFGDGSVNHSGTFNSSVMAAAAVAATMRRLTDDPPYDRIREHGLALMEGLTEAGRRHGLPLRVQGLPMAFHVSLGEDPEPFQDFAGLQRRDLVGYAELARRFADHGVWVAGRGIWYVSAAHGPAELDETLRRVDAALAAR, via the coding sequence ATGACCACCGTCCGTTCGTCCGCGCAGTCCGATCAGCTGAGGGAGCGCGCACTGCGGCTCACGCCGGGCGGTGTCCACTCCAACGTCCGGCTCGCGAGCCCCAAGGTGTTCTTCGCGCGCGGCAAAGGCGCCTGGATCTGGGACATCGACGGCAACGACTACGTCGACTACCTGCTCGGGCAGGGCCCGAACTTCCTCGGCCATGCACCGGACGACATCACGTCGGCGGTCACCGATGCGGTCGCGAACGGCATGGTCTTCGGCGCGCAGCACCCGCTCGAGGTCGAGGCCGGCGAGCGCTTCCTCGACGTGCTCGGCTGGGCCGATCAGGTCCGCTTCGGCGTCTCCGGAACCGAGTCGGTGCAGGGTGCGTTGCGGCTCGCGCGCGCCGTGACCGGGCGAGACAGGTTCGTGCGCTTCGAGGGGCACTACCACGGCTGGCTCGACAACGTGCTGCTCTCGGTCGAGGACCACCGCGCGGTGCCGGCGAGCGCCGGTCAGCTCGCGTCCCACCTCGACGACTCGATCCTGCTGCCATGGAACGACCCCGACGCGCTCGCGGCGACGCTCGCGGCCCGCTCCGGCGAGATCGCGGCCGTGATCATGGAGCCGATCATGTTCAACACCGGCGCGGTGCTGCCGCGGCCGGGCTACCTCGAGACGGTCCGTGAGCTGTGCGACCGGTACGGCATCGTGCTCATCTTCGACGAGGTCATCGCGGGCTTCCGCATCGGCCCGCAGGGTGCGAGCGGCCTCGTCGGCGTGACGCCTGACCTCGCGACCTACGGCAAGGCCGTCGCGGGCGGCTGGCCGGTCTCGGCGCTCGCGGGCCGGGCCGACCTGATGGCCCGCTTCGGTGACGGCAGCGTCAACCACTCGGGCACGTTCAACTCGTCGGTCATGGCCGCGGCGGCGGTCGCCGCGACGATGCGGCGCCTCACCGACGACCCGCCGTACGACCGGATCCGCGAGCACGGGCTCGCGCTCATGGAGGGCCTCACCGAGGCCGGACGCCGGCACGGCCTGCCGCTGCGAGTGCAGGGGCTGCCGATGGCGTTCCACGTCTCGCTCGGCGAGGACCCTGAGCCGTTCCAGGACTTCGCCGGCCTGCAGCGTCGCGACCTCGTCGGATACGCCGAGCTCGCGCGCCGCTTCGCCGATCACGGCGTGTGGGTGGCCGGGCGCGGCATCTGGTACGTGTCGGCCGCGCACGGTCCGGCCGAGCTCGACGAGACGCTGCGCCGGGTCGACGCGGCGCTCGCTGCCCGATGA
- a CDS encoding M81 family metallopeptidase: MTEPRVGVVSVWHETNGYSRRLAALDAWRDYELADGDAVAEAHRGTRSVVGGFLDGLGERAVPVFAAGAWPSGPAPAEVFDALLDGLTAALSSAGRLDAIALNLHGAMVVDGTDDAESAIVERIRSIVGDVPIAAVLDLHGNPSVELAAAVDAIVGYRTYPHVDMWECGRTAVELIDRMLAGERVVTTIAKLPLLTAPLAQATDGPLGDALAAFEATASDAGILRASVFAGFAYQDVARAGFSVVAVSRADDAVAARAATDAAAADLARRHAAGAFEIVRPTPADAVATALAADEVPVVLVDVADNIGAGSAGDGTVLLAELLAADATGAVVAIADREVAALAHEAGHGAELDVRIGGKVDDLHGPALDVRGRVARLTDGRYTTTGSWATGQSFDMGPTAVLEAGGVTIVVTTHATPPFHREHLTSAGVDPAAARILVAKSAVAWRSAYGDDARTVIEVDAPGACPIDPWSLPRRTRPAGTPAVTPRLGRPTSTPLTPAPDLDLLEGSR, translated from the coding sequence ATGACCGAGCCACGTGTCGGCGTCGTCAGCGTCTGGCATGAGACGAACGGCTACTCGCGCCGCCTCGCGGCACTGGACGCCTGGCGCGACTATGAGCTGGCCGACGGGGATGCCGTGGCCGAGGCGCACCGGGGTACGCGGTCGGTGGTGGGCGGCTTCCTCGACGGGCTCGGCGAGCGTGCGGTCCCCGTCTTCGCCGCGGGCGCGTGGCCGAGCGGTCCGGCGCCCGCGGAGGTCTTCGACGCACTGCTCGACGGCCTCACGGCCGCGCTCTCCTCCGCCGGACGGCTCGACGCGATCGCCCTCAACCTGCATGGCGCCATGGTCGTGGACGGCACGGATGACGCGGAGTCGGCGATCGTCGAACGGATCCGATCGATCGTGGGCGACGTGCCGATCGCCGCGGTGCTCGACCTGCACGGCAACCCCTCGGTCGAGCTCGCGGCCGCCGTCGACGCCATCGTCGGCTACCGCACGTACCCGCACGTCGACATGTGGGAGTGCGGCCGCACGGCGGTCGAGCTCATCGACCGCATGCTCGCGGGCGAACGAGTCGTGACCACGATCGCGAAGCTGCCGCTGCTGACGGCGCCGCTCGCGCAGGCCACCGACGGCCCGCTCGGCGATGCGCTCGCGGCGTTCGAGGCCACGGCGTCCGACGCGGGAATCCTGAGGGCGTCGGTGTTCGCCGGATTCGCCTACCAGGACGTCGCGCGGGCCGGGTTCTCGGTCGTGGCGGTGAGCCGCGCCGACGACGCGGTCGCGGCGCGCGCCGCGACGGACGCTGCGGCGGCGGACCTTGCGCGGCGGCACGCGGCGGGCGCGTTCGAGATCGTGCGCCCGACGCCGGCCGATGCGGTCGCCACCGCGCTGGCGGCCGACGAGGTGCCGGTCGTGCTCGTCGACGTCGCGGACAACATCGGCGCCGGAAGTGCCGGGGACGGCACCGTGCTGCTCGCCGAGCTGCTCGCGGCCGACGCGACGGGTGCCGTCGTCGCGATCGCCGACCGCGAGGTCGCCGCACTCGCGCACGAGGCCGGGCACGGGGCCGAGCTCGACGTCCGGATCGGTGGCAAGGTCGACGACCTCCACGGCCCGGCCCTCGACGTCCGGGGCCGCGTCGCCCGCCTCACCGACGGCCGCTACACGACCACGGGATCCTGGGCGACCGGGCAGTCGTTCGACATGGGGCCGACCGCGGTGCTGGAGGCCGGTGGCGTCACGATCGTCGTCACGACCCACGCGACCCCGCCCTTCCATCGCGAGCATCTGACGTCGGCGGGTGTCGACCCGGCCGCCGCCCGGATCCTGGTCGCCAAGAGCGCCGTGGCCTGGCGCTCGGCGTACGGGGACGACGCGCGGACGGTCATCGAGGTCGACGCGCCCGGCGCATGCCCGATCGATCCGTGGAGCCTGCCGCGACGCACCCGGCCGGCGGGCACGCCGGCCGTGACGCCGCGCCTCGGCCGGCCGACGTCAACGCCACTCACCCCTGCACCTGACCTCGACCTCTTGGAGGGCTCACGATGA
- a CDS encoding RidA family protein, which produces MIDHFGARPDRVLTPAVRAGDWLYVSGQASTDPETGAFVAGTFDEEFARSVANLDAVLAEAGAGREHLVRLGAFVRDEADLPRYNELYLAEFAHPRPARTTTQMGFAFLRFEIEAVAYLG; this is translated from the coding sequence ATGATCGACCACTTCGGCGCACGGCCCGACCGCGTCCTCACGCCGGCGGTTCGCGCGGGCGACTGGCTGTACGTGTCGGGGCAGGCCTCGACCGATCCGGAGACGGGCGCGTTCGTCGCGGGCACGTTCGACGAGGAGTTCGCGCGGTCGGTCGCGAACCTCGACGCGGTGCTCGCGGAGGCGGGCGCGGGCCGCGAACACCTCGTGCGGCTCGGCGCGTTCGTGCGCGACGAGGCCGACCTGCCGCGCTACAACGAGCTCTATCTCGCCGAGTTCGCGCACCCGCGACCGGCGCGGACCACGACCCAGATGGGCTTCGCGTTCCTCCGGTTCGAGATCGAGGCCGTCGCCTACCTCGGCTGA
- a CDS encoding aldo/keto reductase has protein sequence MSDHGAFRPARLGLGLAAIGRPAYITSGRARDLGAPDTRTVHELRDRAHELIDVAWDLGVRYLDAARSYGHAEEFIGSWLARHPGRRDELVIGSKWGYAYVGGWRMDASVHERKDHGLDSFETQWPETIQALRTRPDLYLVHSVTPDSPALGDAALLDALRRLAERGVRVGLSTSGPRQADVIRQAARLPDSPFSAVQTTWNLLEPSAAPALAEVHDAGWVVVVKEALANGRLAGDDEPRLTALAAAAGHALDELAIGAALAQPWASIVLSGAVTADQLRRNADARPTPIDAATSSAFAEPPDRYWADRQRRAWT, from the coding sequence ATGAGCGACCACGGCGCCTTCCGCCCGGCCCGGCTCGGCCTCGGACTCGCCGCGATCGGCCGCCCGGCCTACATCACGTCGGGCCGTGCCCGCGATCTCGGTGCCCCGGACACGCGGACGGTGCACGAGCTCCGGGACCGCGCACACGAGCTCATCGACGTCGCCTGGGACCTCGGCGTCCGGTACCTCGACGCCGCACGCTCCTACGGACACGCCGAGGAGTTCATCGGGTCATGGCTCGCCAGGCACCCCGGCCGGCGCGACGAGCTCGTCATCGGGTCCAAATGGGGCTATGCGTACGTCGGCGGCTGGCGCATGGACGCGTCCGTGCACGAGCGGAAGGACCACGGACTCGACAGCTTCGAGACCCAGTGGCCCGAGACGATCCAGGCGCTGCGCACCCGCCCCGACCTGTACCTCGTGCACTCGGTCACCCCCGACAGCCCCGCCCTCGGCGACGCCGCACTGCTGGACGCGCTCCGTCGGCTGGCGGAGCGCGGCGTGCGTGTGGGCCTCTCCACCAGCGGCCCGCGCCAGGCCGACGTCATCCGCCAGGCGGCCCGACTGCCGGACAGCCCGTTCTCGGCCGTGCAGACGACCTGGAACCTGCTCGAACCGTCGGCGGCGCCCGCGCTCGCCGAGGTGCACGACGCCGGCTGGGTCGTCGTCGTCAAAGAGGCCCTCGCGAACGGACGCCTCGCCGGCGACGACGAGCCCCGGCTCACCGCACTCGCCGCCGCCGCCGGCCACGCGCTCGACGAGCTCGCCATCGGCGCAGCATTGGCCCAGCCATGGGCGAGCATCGTCCTGAGCGGCGCCGTCACCGCCGACCAGCTGCGGCGCAACGCCGACGCACGGCCGACGCCCATCGACGCGGCGACGAGTTCCGCGTTCGCTGAGCCGCCGGACCGGTACTGGGCGGACCGGCAGCGTCGCGCCTGGACCTGA
- a CDS encoding uracil-DNA glycosylase family protein: MPSRSVHAAADPADDHFADLRAMVGADPENAAMAAQGWQPLFTGSHRARILLVGQAPGRRAQETNTPWSDPSGDRLVRWLGVTREIFHDPEQFAILPMDFYYPGRAGSGDAPPRRGFAARWHPLVLERLAETRLTILVGGYAQRHYLGDRARGTLTETVRAWRDYLPGTVPIVHPSGLNARWHAVNPWFEAEVVPALPALVRGALEG; the protein is encoded by the coding sequence ATGCCGAGCCGGTCCGTACACGCCGCCGCCGACCCGGCGGACGATCACTTCGCAGATCTTCGGGCGATGGTCGGCGCCGACCCCGAGAACGCGGCCATGGCCGCGCAGGGCTGGCAGCCGCTGTTCACGGGATCGCATCGAGCGCGGATCCTGCTGGTCGGCCAGGCTCCCGGCCGCCGTGCGCAGGAGACGAACACCCCGTGGAGCGATCCGAGCGGCGACCGGCTCGTGCGCTGGCTCGGCGTCACGCGCGAGATCTTCCACGATCCCGAGCAGTTCGCCATCCTGCCGATGGACTTCTACTATCCGGGCCGCGCCGGCTCCGGCGACGCACCGCCTCGGCGCGGGTTCGCGGCGAGGTGGCATCCGCTCGTCCTGGAACGCCTCGCCGAGACGCGCCTGACGATCCTCGTGGGCGGCTACGCGCAGCGGCACTACCTCGGCGACCGTGCGCGCGGCACGCTCACGGAGACCGTGCGCGCGTGGCGCGACTACCTGCCCGGGACCGTGCCGATCGTGCACCCGTCGGGCCTGAACGCGCGGTGGCACGCGGTCAACCCGTGGTTCGAGGCCGAGGTCGTGCCAGCGCTGCCCGCGTTGGTTCGGGGCGCACTCGAAGGGTGA
- a CDS encoding VOC family protein, producing the protein MHVTGFYPVITSTDVAAAAAFYRDALGFETTYESDWYVSLRLDRFELAILDARHETIPEGFRRAPQGVLLNLEVDDVDAVHAALTREHPDRVRLPLRDEDFGQRHVILEAPDGVLLDVIQPIAPSAEFAAAYAEGEAPA; encoded by the coding sequence ATGCACGTCACCGGGTTCTACCCCGTCATCACCTCCACCGACGTCGCCGCAGCCGCGGCCTTCTACCGCGATGCCCTGGGCTTCGAGACGACCTATGAAAGCGACTGGTACGTGAGCCTCCGGCTCGACCGCTTCGAGCTCGCGATCCTCGATGCCCGCCACGAGACGATCCCCGAGGGCTTCCGCCGCGCGCCGCAGGGCGTGCTGCTCAACCTCGAGGTCGACGACGTCGACGCCGTGCACGCCGCGCTCACGCGCGAGCACCCGGACCGCGTGCGACTTCCGCTGCGCGACGAGGACTTCGGCCAGCGACACGTCATCCTCGAGGCGCCCGACGGCGTGCTGCTCGACGTGATCCAACCGATCGCGCCGAGCGCCGAGTTCGCCGCCGCCTACGCGGAGGGCGAGGCACCGGCCTGA
- a CDS encoding TetR/AcrR family transcriptional regulator has protein sequence MPRATAAAAAETARVVLAAATELFGARGYADVSLEDVAEAAGVTRGAVYHHYANKPGLFRAVAAGLQDAVAGSVVAAADAASHGRATDASGDTNSAFEELRAGSHAFLDAITAAPAARVLLVDAPAVIGWAEWRELDAANSARHLREALASLGTPDDLLDALTAQLSGAMNEAALQLAARPADASARAAAHRALDRLLEAAVA, from the coding sequence ATGCCCCGCGCCACCGCAGCCGCCGCCGCCGAGACCGCCCGCGTCGTGCTCGCCGCCGCCACCGAGCTGTTCGGCGCGAGGGGCTACGCCGACGTCTCGCTCGAGGACGTCGCCGAGGCCGCGGGCGTGACCCGAGGCGCCGTCTATCACCATTACGCGAACAAGCCGGGCCTGTTCCGCGCGGTCGCGGCCGGCTTGCAAGACGCGGTCGCCGGCTCGGTCGTCGCCGCGGCGGACGCGGCGAGCCACGGGAGGGCGACGGATGCCTCGGGCGACACGAACTCCGCCTTCGAGGAGTTGCGCGCCGGCAGTCACGCGTTCCTCGACGCGATCACCGCCGCACCGGCCGCACGCGTGCTGCTCGTCGATGCCCCCGCCGTCATCGGATGGGCCGAGTGGCGCGAGCTCGACGCGGCGAACTCCGCGCGCCATCTGCGCGAGGCGCTCGCGAGCCTCGGCACCCCCGACGATCTGCTCGACGCCCTCACGGCGCAGCTGTCCGGCGCCATGAACGAGGCCGCGCTCCAGCTCGCGGCGCGCCCGGCGGATGCCTCGGCCCGCGCCGCGGCGCACCGCGCCCTCGACCGGCTCCTCGAGGCCGCCGTCGCGTGA
- a CDS encoding flavin reductase family protein, giving the protein MRRAFRMHPAGVALITAATATGPVGLTASSVASVAVDPPALSFSVTRSTGSAGALLGTRTFAVHFLGEHHARLAHAFARSGEPRFTPEQNWSRLATGEPVLADAPAVLRCRALHRLPVGSSTLVIAEVLDVAIGDEAPPLLYRNHRFRRLGGDAER; this is encoded by the coding sequence ATGCGTCGCGCGTTCCGGATGCATCCCGCCGGAGTCGCGCTCATCACGGCGGCGACCGCGACCGGGCCCGTCGGCCTCACGGCCTCGAGCGTGGCGTCGGTGGCGGTCGATCCGCCCGCGCTGTCGTTCTCGGTCACCCGCTCGACCGGCAGCGCGGGCGCGCTTCTCGGGACGAGGACGTTCGCGGTGCACTTCCTCGGCGAGCACCACGCGCGCCTCGCGCACGCGTTCGCGCGCTCGGGCGAGCCGCGCTTCACGCCCGAACAGAACTGGTCGCGGCTCGCGACGGGCGAGCCGGTGCTCGCGGATGCCCCGGCGGTGCTCCGCTGCCGGGCGCTGCACCGGCTGCCGGTCGGCAGCTCCACGCTCGTGATCGCCGAGGTGCTCGACGTCGCGATCGGCGACGAAGCCCCGCCCCTGCTCTACCGCAACCACCGGTTCCGCCGCCTCGGCGGCGACGCCGAGCGCTGA
- the fdxA gene encoding ferredoxin — MTYVIALPCVDVKDRACIDECPVDCIYEGERSLYIHPDECVDCGACEPVCPVEAIYYEDDVPEQWADYYRANVEFFDDLGSPGGAAKVGMIAKDHPLIAALPPQAAHA; from the coding sequence GTGACCTATGTGATCGCACTGCCCTGCGTCGATGTGAAGGACCGTGCCTGCATCGACGAGTGCCCCGTCGACTGCATCTACGAGGGTGAGCGCTCGCTGTACATCCACCCCGACGAGTGCGTCGACTGCGGGGCCTGCGAGCCGGTGTGCCCGGTCGAGGCGATCTACTACGAAGACGACGTCCCGGAGCAGTGGGCCGACTACTACCGCGCCAACGTCGAGTTCTTCGACGACCTGGGCTCCCCCGGCGGCGCGGCGAAGGTCGGCATGATCGCGAAGGACCACCCGCTGATCGCGGCGCTCCCGCCGCAGGCGGCGCACGCGTGA
- the soxR gene encoding redox-sensitive transcriptional activator SoxR produces the protein MSRRTGVAASALRFYEELGLIAAVRTGGNQRRYPRHMLRRVSLVTVAKRLGIPLGDVQEAFAHVPLDRTPTHDDWQRASRRWKRRLEERRRGLEKLERELTGCIGCGCLSMKACALLNPGDALGDAGAGPRRLETAGE, from the coding sequence ATGAGTCGCCGCACCGGCGTCGCGGCGTCGGCACTGCGGTTCTACGAGGAACTGGGCCTTATCGCGGCCGTGCGCACCGGCGGAAATCAACGCCGGTACCCCCGGCACATGCTGCGTCGGGTGTCGCTCGTCACGGTCGCGAAGCGTCTGGGCATCCCGCTCGGCGACGTGCAGGAGGCGTTCGCCCACGTGCCGCTCGATCGCACGCCGACTCATGACGACTGGCAGCGGGCGTCGCGACGGTGGAAGCGGCGGCTCGAGGAGCGCCGGCGCGGCCTCGAGAAGCTCGAGCGCGAGCTCACCGGATGCATCGGCTGCGGATGTCTCTCCATGAAGGCCTGCGCGCTGCTCAACCCGGGAGATGCGCTCGGCGACGCGGGTGCCGGGCCACGCCGCCTGGAGACTGCGGGGGAGTAG